In Hypomesus transpacificus isolate Combined female unplaced genomic scaffold, fHypTra1 scaffold_27, whole genome shotgun sequence, one genomic interval encodes:
- the zmp:0000001301 gene encoding rab9 effector protein with kelch motifs, whose product MALASGHWVDKEVRGEAPSPRHGHALALAGNIAFLFGGVSCRTLKEDETIYLNDFYMITGMFIDIPVGYCYFHESHKKQESFMFGTDVFVVSPTHVLWELMPQNGTVPSARQGHTLCVVKGKLYLFGGVSSSLAEECLQGVYCFDIISLTWECLTTKGMSLRATHNSSAAVGDGVYVFGGLLHGVPSDDLMLFNTVSLSWTPVKTTGNLPSARYNHTLAVVSEQVFMFGGCAEDGCYYKDVHVLNTESLVWQKWDVKGESPVICGGQTLVAHHDKDIYLFGGKVPSQDGPHTSTNEILKLSIGKMKWKVPLYVGIPPARRHDVYIWGQK is encoded by the exons ATGGCCCTAGCCAGTGGACACTGGGTTGACAAGGAAGTAAGAGGTGAAGCGCCAAGTCccag ACATGGTCATGCATTAGCTCTGGCTGGAAATATAGCTTTCCTCTTTGGTGGAGTGTCCTGTAGGACCCTGAAG GAGGACGAGACGATATATCTGAATGATTTCTACATGATCACCGGTATGTTCATAGATATCCCTGTTGGCTATTGCTATTTCCATGAATCCCACAAAAAGCAGGAGTCATTCATGTTTGGAACCGATGTGTTTGTAGTTTCGCCCACCCATGTCTTATGGGAGCTCATGCCTCAGAATGGAACTGTACCGTCTGCAAGACAAGGACATACACTTTG CGTGGTTAAAGGCAAGCTCTACCTGTTTGGAGGAGTGTCCAGTTCCCTGGCTGAGGAATGTCTCCAAGGGGTATACTGTTTTGACATAA TCTCTTTGACGTGGGAGTGCCTTACCACCAAGGGCATGTCACTCAGAGCTACGCACAACAGCTCGGCTGCCGTGGGAGACGGCGTCTATGTGTTCGGTGGTCTCCTGCATGGAGTTCCCTCTGATGACCTCATGCTGTTCAACACAG TTTCACTGAGTTGGACCCCTGTTAAGACCACAGGAAATCTGCCATCTGCAAG GTACAACCACACATTAGCTGTAGTCAGTGAGCAAGTATTTATGTTCGGTGGCTGCGCTGAGGACGGCTGCTACTACAAAGATGTCCATGTTCTGAACACAG AGAGTCTTGTGTGGCAGAAGTGGGATGTGAAAGGAGAATCACCCGTGATCTGTGGAGGGCAAACCCTTGTAGCACATCATGACAAG GACATATATTTGTTTGGAGGCAAAGTGCCTAGTCAGGATGGACCGCACACCTCGACAAACGAGATACTTAAGTTAAGCATTG GAAAGATGAAATGGAAGGTGCCTCTCTATGTGGGGATCCCACCAGCTAGACGTCATG aTGTATATATTTGGGGGCAAAAATGA
- the LOC124463211 gene encoding spindlin-1: protein MKTPFGKTRPGQRPRADAGHAGVSANMMKKRNSHKKHKNMGPPSKTASQPRRNIVGCRIQHIWKEGSSASPSVWKGSVLDQVPVNPSLYLIKYDGFDCIYGLELNKDERVQNLEVLPDPHANSRINDVNLADTMIGKAVEHMFETEDGTKDEWRGMVLARAPIMTTWFYITYEKDPVLYMYQLLDDYKEGDLRIMPDSNDTPPAEREPGEVVDSLVGKQVEYAKEDGSKRTGMVIHQVEAKPSVYFIKFDDDFHIYVYDLVKTS from the exons ATGAAGACTCCATTTGGaaagaccaggccaggccagagaCCTAGAGCTGATGCAG GCCACGCTGGTGTTTCTGCAAATATGATGAAGAAGAGAAACTCCCACAA GAAACACAAGAACATGGGCCCTCCCTCCAAGACGGCATCCCAGCCCCGAAGGAACATCGTGGGCTGTCGTATCCAGCACATCTGGAAGGAAGGCAGTAGTGCATCTCCTTCTGTGTGGAAAGGCAGTGTGCTGGACCAGGTCCCTGTCAACCCTTCGCTCTACCTGATCAAGTACGACGGTTTCGACTGCATCTACGGCCTGGAGCTGAACAAGGATGAACGCGTGCAGAACCTGGAAGTCCTACCCGACCCCCATG CCAATTCGCGCATCAATGACGTCAACCTGGCCGACACCATGATAGGGAAGGCAGTGGAGCATATGTTTGAGACAGAGGATGGGACCAAAGATGAGTGGAGGGGCATGGTGCTGGCCCGGGCCCCCATCATGACCACCTGGTTCTACATCACCTACGAGAAAGacccggttttatacatgtatcAGCTGCTTGACGACTACAAAGAAGGAGACCTGAGGATCATGCCAGACTCCA ACGATACCCCCCCTGCGGAGCGTGAGCCAGGGGAGGTGGTGGATAGCCTGGTGGGGAAGCAGGTGGAGTACGCCAAGGAGGACGGCTCCAAAAGAACTGGTATGGTGATCCACCAGGTGGAGGCCAAACCCTCGGTGTACTTCATCAAGTTCGACGATGACTTCCACATCTACGTCTATGACCTGGTGAAGACCTCCTAG
- the dnajc25 gene encoding dnaJ homolog subfamily C member 25 has translation MAAPAVHGRYFTLCIILLCGFYIPCVSALIEGLYCGTEICYDVLSVGRQSTKSEIARAYRQLARKYHPDRFRVGDPSLAGETRESAHQKFLLIATAYETLKDEESRKDYDYMLDHPEEYYSHYYAYYKRRLAPKVDVRIVILVTVCAISVFQFYSWHSSYNEAINYLATVPKYRIQATELAKQQGLLNRTKEKGKNRRSKEEIREQEEEIIRDIIKNKIDIKGGYQKPNISDILLCKIILFPYHLCLYVIWYCSWIYKFTICREEYGDEEKLYIIRKYMKMPLSQFDSLDDGLKNTFLQRQLWIKENYEVYKEEQEEEMKMKMALDPRMKRYRRWMKNEGPGRLTFIDD, from the exons ATGGCTGCGCCCGCGGTGCATGGGCGATATTTTACGCTGTGTATTATTTTGCTTTGTGGGTTTTATATTCCCTGTGTCTCGGCACTGATAGAGGGACTGTATTGTGGCACTGAGATATGCTACGATGTGCTTAGCGTAGGCAGACAATCGACCAAGTCTGAAATAGCTCGTGCTTATAGACAGCTGGCCAGAAAGTATCACCCAGACAGATTCCGAGTTGGAGATCCAAGTCTTGCCGGCGAAACTCGAGAAAGTGCACATCAGAAATTTCTACTAATTGCGACTGCATACGAGACCCTAAAG GATGAAGAATCCCGGAAAGACTATGACTACATGCTTGATCACCCAGAGGAATACTATAGTCATTATTATGCATACTACAAGAGAAGGTTGGCACCTAAGGTGGACGTGCGAATTGTAATTCTGGTGACTGTATGTGCCATCTCAGTGTTTCAG TTTTACAGCTGGCATAGCAGCTACAACGAAGCCATCAACTACTTAGCAACAGTGCCCAAGTATCGGATTCAGGCCACAGAGCTGGCCAAGCAACAGGGGCTCCTAAACAGGACTAAAGAGAAGGGCAAGAACCGTCGATCCAAGGAAGAGATccgggagcaggaggaagagatcATCCGAGACATCATCAAGAACAAGATTGACATCAAGGGGGGCTACCAGAAACCCAACATCTCGGATATCCTGCTGTGCAAGATCATCCTGTTTCCCTACCACCTGTGTCTCTACGTGATCTGGTACTGTTCGTGGATATACAAATTCACCATTTGCAGGGAGGAGTATGGCGACGAGGAGAAGCTGTACATCATCCGCAAGTACATGAAGATGCCTCTGTCTCAGTTTGATAGTCTGGACGATGGcctgaaaaacaccttcctaCAGAGGCAGCTCTGGATCAAGGAGAACTATGAG GTGTACAAAGAGGAGCAAGAAGAGGAGATGAAGATGAAAATGGCCCTTGATCCCAGGATGAAAAGGTACAGGCGGTGGATGAAGAATGAAGGACCCGGCCGACTAACTTTCATCGATGATTGA
- the ythdc1 gene encoding YTH domain-containing protein 1 isoform X1 — protein MAVDRRDEKEGELNVLEDILTEAPDQDDELYNPESEHDVNEKKGSKRKNDRVDNQELKRLRPSGHSARQASKRPLSSAGASGKKPLGTRGRHPGEYKSEEYYEDRKPQPMRAGMSRGDPGKVHNDKPMVRRREPDRRIKPLMPDLSEKRRRTSEESIGRASPASKEEANSEEYVTDQETGSTAGSSDGNESNLDDEDVMEEEEEGEKGPDDEEEEVDEEEDEEEGEEDDEYELEEGDRRGGNEPNDYDTRSEASDSQSESVTFSDGESVRSGSGSDASGSEKKHDKLSSSVRAVRKGKENQTSKLKYVLRDARFFLIKSNNHENVSLAKAKGVWSTLPVNEKKLNAAFRSARSVILVFSVRESGKFQGFARLSSESHHGGSPIHWVLPAGMNAKMLGGVFKIDWICRRELPFTKTAHLSNTWNEHKPVKIGRDGQEIETECGMQLCVLFPQDESIDLYQVIHKMRHKRRMPSEPRSRGRPPHREPARDLGRRRPEEFDIHNRKRPRIDYPPEFPQRPGFIQDPRNPPVDRRFPGVRRDVFLNGSYNDYMREFHHNIGPPPPWQGMAPYPGMEQPPHHPYYQHHPPPPQAHPPYSGHHPVPHDARFREKRVVRSFSSSLHDYDMRVDDFLRRTQAVVTGRRSRPRERDRQRERDRPRDVRRGDRDRGRERDRERDRVRDREREKERGRYRR, from the exons AAGGGGAGTTAAATGTCCTTGAGGACATACTCACTGAAGCCCCTGACCAAGACGACGAGCTGTACAACCCAGAAAGCGAACATGATGTTAATGAGAAGAAAG GGTCGAAAAGGAAGAATGACCGCGTTGATAACCAGGAGTTGAAACGCCTGAGGCCCTCTGGACACTCTGCTAGACAGGCCTCGAAAAGACCGCTCTCGTCCGCTGGAGCCAGTGGCAAAAAGCCTCTCGGCACGAGAGGCCGACACCCCGGCGAATACAAAAGCGAGGAGTATTACGAAGACAGGAAACCGCAGCCCATGAGAGCTGGCATGTCCAGAGGTGACCCCGGCAAAGTGCATAACGACAAGCCCATGGTCCGCAGGAGAGAGCCCGACCGGAGGATCAAGCCCCTGATGCCTGATTTGTCAGAG AAGCGCCGGAGGACCAGCGAGGAGAGCATCGGCAGGGCGAGCCCCGCGTCCAAGGAGGAGGCCAACTCCGAGGAGTACGTCACCGACCAGGAGACGGGCAGCACGGCCGGCTCCTCCGACGGCAACGAGTCCAACCTGGACGACGAGGacgtgatggaggaggaggaggagggcgagaaGGGCCCggacgacgaggaggaggaggtggacgaggaggaggacgaggaggagggcgaggaggacGACGAGTACGAGCTGGAGGAAGGCGACCGGCGGGGAGGGAACGAGCCGAACGATTACGACACCCGGAGCGAAGCCAGCGACTCCCAGTCCGAGTCGGTCACCTTCTCCGATGGGGAGTCGGTCCGCTCGGGCTCGGGGTCCGACGCCTCAG GTTCTGAAAAGAAGCACGACAAGCTGTCCTCCTCAGTCCGAGCTGTACGCAAGGGTAAGGAGA ATCAGACCAGCAAGCTGAAGTATGTTCTCAGAGATGCGAGATTCTTCCTGATCAAGAGCAACAACCACGAGAATGTCTCCCTGGCAAAAGCTAAG GGTGTTTGGTCTACGCTGCCTGTGAACGAGAAGAAGCTGAACGCCGCTTTCCGCTCAGCCAGAAGTGTCATCCTCGTGTTCTCCGTGAGGGAAAGTGGAAAGTTTCAAG GTTTTGCCCGGCTGTCGTCTGAGTCGCACCACGGCGGTTCCCCCATCCACTGGGTCCTGCCGGCAGGAATGAATGCCAAGATGCTCGGCGGCGTCTTTAAAATTGACTGGATTTGCAG ACGCGAGTTGCCATTCACCAAAACGGCTCACCTCTCGAACACGTGGAACGAACACAAGCCTGTGAAGATCGGCCGGGACGGACAG GAGATCGAGACGGAATGCGGCATGCAGCTCTGCGTGCTTTTCCCCCAGGACGAGAGCATTGACTTGTATCAGGTTATTCATAAAATGCGTCACAAGAGGAGGATGCCGTCCGAGCCGCGCTCTCGAGGACGGCCACCGCACCGAGAGCCGGCGCGCGACCTGGGAAG GCGTCGGCCAGAGGAATTTGACATTCACAACAGGAAACGGCCACGGATTGACTATCCACCCGAGTTTCCCCAAAGACCAG GTTTTATACAGGACCCACGCAACCCGCCTGTGGACAG gcgGTTCCCTGGAGTCCGAAGAGACGTGTTTCTCAACGGG TCCTACAATGACTACATGAGGGAATTCCATCACAACATTGGACCGCCACCTCCTTGGCAGGGAATG GCCCCATACCCAGGAATGGAGCAGCCCCCTCATCATCCTTACTACCAGCaccacccacctccaccccaggcCCACCCGCCCTATTCTGGCCATCACCCAGTCCCTCACGACGCCAGGTTCAGAGAAAAAAGAGTCGTTCGCTCCTTTTCATCCAGCCTG CATGACTACGACATGCGGGTCGATGACTTCCTGCGGCGCACGCAGGCGGTGGTGACTGGCCGCCGCAGCCGTCCTCGCGAGCGGGACCGGCAGAGGGAGCGAGACCGGCCCAGAGACGTGCGTCGAGGCGACCGAGACCGTGGACGCGAACGGGACCGGGAGAGAGACCGGGTTCGAGACCGCgaacgagagaaggagaggggccgCTATCGGAGATAG
- the ythdc1 gene encoding YTH domain-containing protein 1 isoform X2, which translates to MAVDRRDEKEGELNVLEDILTEAPDQDDELYNPESEHDVNEKKGSKRKNDRVDNQELKRLRPSGHSARQASKRPLSSAGASGKKPLGTRGRHPGEYKSEEYYEDRKPQPMRAGMSRGDPGKVHNDKPMVRRREPDRRIKPLMPDLSEKRRRTSEESIGRASPASKEEANSEEYVTDQETGSTAGSSDGNESNLDDEDVMEEEEEGEKGPDDEEEEVDEEEDEEEGEEDDEYELEEGDRRGGNEPNDYDTRSEASDSQSESVTFSDGESVRSGSGSDASGSEKKHDKLSSSVRAVRKDQTSKLKYVLRDARFFLIKSNNHENVSLAKAKGVWSTLPVNEKKLNAAFRSARSVILVFSVRESGKFQGFARLSSESHHGGSPIHWVLPAGMNAKMLGGVFKIDWICRRELPFTKTAHLSNTWNEHKPVKIGRDGQEIETECGMQLCVLFPQDESIDLYQVIHKMRHKRRMPSEPRSRGRPPHREPARDLGRRRPEEFDIHNRKRPRIDYPPEFPQRPGFIQDPRNPPVDRRFPGVRRDVFLNGSYNDYMREFHHNIGPPPPWQGMAPYPGMEQPPHHPYYQHHPPPPQAHPPYSGHHPVPHDARFREKRVVRSFSSSLHDYDMRVDDFLRRTQAVVTGRRSRPRERDRQRERDRPRDVRRGDRDRGRERDRERDRVRDREREKERGRYRR; encoded by the exons AAGGGGAGTTAAATGTCCTTGAGGACATACTCACTGAAGCCCCTGACCAAGACGACGAGCTGTACAACCCAGAAAGCGAACATGATGTTAATGAGAAGAAAG GGTCGAAAAGGAAGAATGACCGCGTTGATAACCAGGAGTTGAAACGCCTGAGGCCCTCTGGACACTCTGCTAGACAGGCCTCGAAAAGACCGCTCTCGTCCGCTGGAGCCAGTGGCAAAAAGCCTCTCGGCACGAGAGGCCGACACCCCGGCGAATACAAAAGCGAGGAGTATTACGAAGACAGGAAACCGCAGCCCATGAGAGCTGGCATGTCCAGAGGTGACCCCGGCAAAGTGCATAACGACAAGCCCATGGTCCGCAGGAGAGAGCCCGACCGGAGGATCAAGCCCCTGATGCCTGATTTGTCAGAG AAGCGCCGGAGGACCAGCGAGGAGAGCATCGGCAGGGCGAGCCCCGCGTCCAAGGAGGAGGCCAACTCCGAGGAGTACGTCACCGACCAGGAGACGGGCAGCACGGCCGGCTCCTCCGACGGCAACGAGTCCAACCTGGACGACGAGGacgtgatggaggaggaggaggagggcgagaaGGGCCCggacgacgaggaggaggaggtggacgaggaggaggacgaggaggagggcgaggaggacGACGAGTACGAGCTGGAGGAAGGCGACCGGCGGGGAGGGAACGAGCCGAACGATTACGACACCCGGAGCGAAGCCAGCGACTCCCAGTCCGAGTCGGTCACCTTCTCCGATGGGGAGTCGGTCCGCTCGGGCTCGGGGTCCGACGCCTCAG GTTCTGAAAAGAAGCACGACAAGCTGTCCTCCTCAGTCCGAGCTGTACGCAAGG ATCAGACCAGCAAGCTGAAGTATGTTCTCAGAGATGCGAGATTCTTCCTGATCAAGAGCAACAACCACGAGAATGTCTCCCTGGCAAAAGCTAAG GGTGTTTGGTCTACGCTGCCTGTGAACGAGAAGAAGCTGAACGCCGCTTTCCGCTCAGCCAGAAGTGTCATCCTCGTGTTCTCCGTGAGGGAAAGTGGAAAGTTTCAAG GTTTTGCCCGGCTGTCGTCTGAGTCGCACCACGGCGGTTCCCCCATCCACTGGGTCCTGCCGGCAGGAATGAATGCCAAGATGCTCGGCGGCGTCTTTAAAATTGACTGGATTTGCAG ACGCGAGTTGCCATTCACCAAAACGGCTCACCTCTCGAACACGTGGAACGAACACAAGCCTGTGAAGATCGGCCGGGACGGACAG GAGATCGAGACGGAATGCGGCATGCAGCTCTGCGTGCTTTTCCCCCAGGACGAGAGCATTGACTTGTATCAGGTTATTCATAAAATGCGTCACAAGAGGAGGATGCCGTCCGAGCCGCGCTCTCGAGGACGGCCACCGCACCGAGAGCCGGCGCGCGACCTGGGAAG GCGTCGGCCAGAGGAATTTGACATTCACAACAGGAAACGGCCACGGATTGACTATCCACCCGAGTTTCCCCAAAGACCAG GTTTTATACAGGACCCACGCAACCCGCCTGTGGACAG gcgGTTCCCTGGAGTCCGAAGAGACGTGTTTCTCAACGGG TCCTACAATGACTACATGAGGGAATTCCATCACAACATTGGACCGCCACCTCCTTGGCAGGGAATG GCCCCATACCCAGGAATGGAGCAGCCCCCTCATCATCCTTACTACCAGCaccacccacctccaccccaggcCCACCCGCCCTATTCTGGCCATCACCCAGTCCCTCACGACGCCAGGTTCAGAGAAAAAAGAGTCGTTCGCTCCTTTTCATCCAGCCTG CATGACTACGACATGCGGGTCGATGACTTCCTGCGGCGCACGCAGGCGGTGGTGACTGGCCGCCGCAGCCGTCCTCGCGAGCGGGACCGGCAGAGGGAGCGAGACCGGCCCAGAGACGTGCGTCGAGGCGACCGAGACCGTGGACGCGAACGGGACCGGGAGAGAGACCGGGTTCGAGACCGCgaacgagagaaggagaggggccgCTATCGGAGATAG